From Pirellulales bacterium, the proteins below share one genomic window:
- a CDS encoding OmpA family protein, which translates to MPAWARIVKFSAAAGLAVLLLPGCCCCLYDQMRACQCQSAYLCQQNQMLASSNWQATIASEQMQRALATANQRIDNLNAERSQLQQRYIALLDKQRGQPSPLSPEATERFKKLQEKYPQFEFDPHTGVSKFSNDVLFASGSSEIRDDGKRLLTEFAKIMNDSDARKLNILVVGHTDDRPIGHESTRTHHPTNWNLSTDRADSVVLELSRHGMQETRLGAAGYSMYQPVAQNATESTRRKNRRVEIFVLAPDAAVVGWDPNWVRH; encoded by the coding sequence ATGCCTGCTTGGGCACGGATCGTTAAATTCAGCGCGGCCGCCGGACTGGCGGTGCTCTTGTTGCCGGGATGCTGCTGCTGCCTCTACGACCAGATGCGAGCCTGCCAGTGCCAGTCGGCCTACCTTTGTCAGCAGAATCAGATGCTCGCCTCTTCCAATTGGCAGGCCACGATCGCCTCGGAACAGATGCAACGCGCGCTCGCCACAGCCAATCAGCGTATCGACAATTTGAACGCCGAACGCAGCCAGTTGCAGCAGCGCTATATCGCGCTTTTGGACAAGCAGCGCGGCCAGCCGAGCCCGCTCTCCCCCGAGGCGACCGAGCGGTTCAAGAAACTGCAGGAGAAGTATCCGCAGTTTGAGTTCGATCCGCACACCGGAGTCAGCAAGTTCTCCAACGACGTGCTCTTCGCCTCGGGCAGTTCCGAAATTCGAGACGACGGCAAGCGGCTGTTGACCGAGTTCGCCAAGATCATGAACGACAGCGACGCCCGCAAACTCAATATCCTCGTAGTCGGCCATACCGACGACAGGCCGATCGGCCACGAGTCCACGCGGACTCATCATCCGACCAATTGGAACTTGTCGACCGACCGCGCCGACTCGGTCGTGCTCGAGCTGTCGCGTCACGGAATGCAGGAGACGCGCCTCGGAGCGGCCGGCTACAGCATGTATCAACCGGTGGCCCAGAACGCCACGGAATCGACGCGTCGCAAGAACCGCCGCGTCGAAATCTTCGTCCTCGCGCCCGATGCCGCCGTCGTCGGCTGGGACCCGAACTGGGTTCGGCACTAA